A region of the Arachis hypogaea cultivar Tifrunner chromosome 15, arahy.Tifrunner.gnm2.J5K5, whole genome shotgun sequence genome:
CCCGAGACGTCGAGCACACGGTGGAGACTCCATGTGGACGGAGTCTCCAACCAAACATCCGGAGGAGCATGAATCTTCCTAGAAAGCCCAACGGGAGTCGTATATGAGCAATCGGTCAAGTTTGAGTTCCCGGTGTCCAATAATCAAGCAGAATACAAGGTCTTTCTTGGCGGCTTAATCTTGGCAAGAGAGGCCGGGACCACCAGAGTGGATGTATGCAGCGACTatcaggtcgtcacatcacagaTTAATGGAACATATCAGGCCAGAGATTCACTGCTGCATAAATATTTGGAGAAGGTCAAAAAGCTGAGCGAGGAGTTTGACGAGGTCACGGTACAGCACATTTCGAGAGAGAGGAACACCCGAGCTGACCTCCTATCAAAGCTGGCAAGCACAAAGCCAGGAACGGGAAATCGATCTCTGATTCAAGGTTTAGTGAAGGAACCAACGGTAACCCTGCATATAATACAGGCAACCAACCCTCTCTCCTGGCTGGATCCAATCATTGATTTCTTGGAAGGGGGTAAGCTCCCTGATGATGACAAGAAGGCGAAGGCGCTTAGAAGAGAAGCTACTAAGTATACGACAATACAGGGCCAGCTATTTAAAAAAGGGCTGAACCAACCCCTACTGAAGTGCCTAtgccccgaccagacggactacgttTTACCCGAAGTCCACGAATGGTGTTACGGCCATCACATCAGAGGAAAGGCCTTAGCCCAGAAGCTCGTCAGAGCCGGATACTATTGGCCCTCCATGATGTCGGATTCCAAAGAGTTTGTGAGAAAGTGCAGAAGGTGCCAGGAaaatgccaacttccacaaagcACCGGCAGCAGAACTAAGCTTACTGATGGCCTCCTGACCATTCTCCCAATGGGGCGTGGACTTGCTAGGACCCTTTTCGGTTGGGCCGGAGCAGGTCAAATACCTAATTGTCGCCATCGATTATTACACAAAGTGGGTGGAGGCCGAGCCATTGGCCAGTATATCCTCGGCAAACTGCcgaaagttcatgtggaggcaagtAATAGCTAGATTTGGAATCCCAGAggtcgtcatctcggacaacgggACACAGTTCGTCGATAAAATGTTCGGGAGTTTCTTGCCGGCTTAGGGATAAAGTAGAAGTTCTCGTCTGTCGAACACCCCCAAACTAACGGACAAGTCGAAGCAGCGAACAAGGTTATCCTACAAGGTCTCAAGAAGTGACTTGACCAGaagaagggagcctgggcagacgAGCTGGCATCGGTCCTCTGGTCCTATCGCACAACACAGCAGTCATCTACCGGAGAAACGCCCTTTCGGCTCATTTATAGGGTCGACACAATAATACCCGTGGAGATTGGGGAACCGAGCTTACGACTACTTTTGGGAGGAGTCAAAGAGGCTGTAGAAAAAGACTTAGTGGATGATACTAGAGAGATGGCCCACT
Encoded here:
- the LOC140179316 gene encoding uncharacterized protein, producing the protein MSQERADEVTRQTASLLEAGFIRELDYSTWLSNVVLVKKANGKWRMCMDYSDLNKACPKDSFSLPNIDALVDAAAGYRLKNAGATYQRLMNKVFSSLIGKTVEVYVDDILVKTTQADDLVGDLETVFASLRRHNMRLNPLKCAFAMETRKFLGFMIIQRGVEANPEKCEAILRMTIRTQTRNQGPGYGRFSGRSNGKPSRDVEHTVETPCGRKYKVFLGGLILAREAGTTRVDVCSDYQVVTSQINGTYQARDSLLHKYLEKVKKLSEEFDEVTVQHISRERNTRADLLSKLASTKPGTGNRSLIQGLVKEPTVTLHIIQATNPLSWLDPIIDFLEGGKLPDDDKKAKALRREATKYTTIQGQLFKKGLNQPLLKCLCPDQTDYVLPEVHEWCYGHHIRGKALAQKLVRAGYYWPSMMSDSKEFVRKCRRCQENANFHKAPAAELSLLMAS